The DNA region CTAAAACCGCCGAAGTGTACAATGATCGGTTGCTCAACGCTGTAATTGATTACAATAGCAACCACTTGTTTTAGTCCTACGCACACTTCACActtaacatttcacaaaacctCAATTTACACTTCTTGATTatgatttgaacatttgataCACTTATACATTATAAGCCTCTCTTCAGCACAGGCGTAAGGCGTCACCTTTTGTTAATtaactttcaaacttttcacTTGCGTTCCTAAGATATTGTTATGCTGTTACTATACTTAAGCTAATCTAGCAGGCTTAGGTGAGTTAAGTCACATCTAAAAACGTTGTTTGTTGATTGTAGATGAAATATATGCATGTttgtaacgaaaaaaaaaagcgtttgttggtacaatgtcaccccttggctcaaagtcaccccattttatgttatttttgtgcAACCTAGTTTTCCTTGACTTTAAATCACTTGATGTAGGAGTTTTCTTTAGATATTAAGgcataaacttgtaaataatatacttaagtcacttaacatcggcttaatccggctaagtcagagctgtaaatcgtttttatatcattctgctacatgttaatacaatttaaaaccatgaccagtaatgttttgttgttaaaacattgaaactttgatctttttctacgcattttacatgtgatttcccttaatttctactcgaaacactaaaactgaccgtattcgaaattcctgccggcaaatattttgaaacttggtCCAGAGGTGTAaaatggtcccaggaaccatgtccaatcattggtttgaatggaaatttttttttataataacggTCTCTGGGGGACCCGTGGTAGGAGATGACACCGTTCTGGGGCCAAGACTGCATTACTCCTCAAAGGATCCGGTTTGGGTTATGGTTTTTGATGATCTTTCCAAAAAAGATTTTGTTACTAAGCCAACTCAACTAAATTTGGCTGAAGCAAAGATGTTTTACGCGAAACTTGGTAGATTGCATGCCGCCTCAATGTGTCTTGCTGAGAAGGTATGCGAGACATTTAGGATATTTGATCAAAGATTTTCAATGATTGTATTGTAGCTCCCGAATATTAAGAAAATGGATTGTAACATCGGAACTGCCTTCAGAGGAGATGTCACTGATTTATGGGTGGAGAATATCAGCATTCTAGCTAGACTTTGTCTGGAATGGCCTGGATACCAAAGCTATTTCGAACaacttgaaaagttcaaaaaacagATAATAGAAAAAATGTGTGGCATTTACACTTGTAACAAATCCTCACTGTACAACGTTTTAAATCATGGCGATTGCAATTATAGGAACTGCATGTATAGAATTGTTGACGGAAAAACACAGGACCTAATGCTGGTAAATTTATATTGCGATTAAAAAGCGCACCATTTCTTATCAGATTGCTATCGTTTCAGCTCGATTATCAGCTTAGCTCTTGGGGTTCACCTGTGTAGGGTCTGATCCCTTCGAGTGTGATACCCCTTGGCACATGAGGTGTGTCAGTGGTAGTCGTGGGAGAGAAGAGCGACAGTGGGCGGGAGAGTAGGAACAAGAGACTGACAGTCATGGATGAACGGGAAGTGGAAGTACACGTTGCGCGGAGTGGTGTTGCGACGCGAGTGGTTCGAGAGGTACCGGAATCAGGTTCCGAAGGATCCGCAGAGGAATCGGCGACGGACTGTAGGTCAGGGGTGGTCGGGAGGATGACTGGCAGCCAACAAGCTGCGTCCGTTACGCCGGGACCTTACAACCTGCAGTCGATATCATCTACTCGCTGTACCAGGCAGTCAGTGTTGAAACCAGAGACAACCATCGCGATGAGCTGATCAAATTTTACTACGATGAATTTGCAACAGCATTGAAGAAGTTTGACTACGGACCGAAAATCCCTACGTTGATAGATCTTCGCGTTGAAATAACCAGGTGTGGTCATTTGGGTGAGCCTCATTGAAGCAATCATGCAATTCATTCAACTTTATTGCACAATCTTTTATTCACTTCAGAATCATTCCTGTCTACGACATTTTTGCCAATGTTCTTGTTGACTCCGGATGAAATGGTGCCCCAAATGGTCGAAAGCTCCGACAATGACATCGAGATCGATTTGGCCAGTGTGAAAGCTTGGGAAAATCTCTCCGATCGTTGCTTTCGGCATCCCAAATATGCCGAGGCAATCAAGAGATACCTGCCAACGTTTTGGGGCAAGGGACTGCTTGATTTTTGAGATACGTGTATTATTTGTTAAATGTATTCCCCCAATAGATTATAAAAGATATATTATTATTGATTGCTGATTACGTGATATCGCAATAAAATCGATGCTTGTTAAGAATAATAAACAGAAATATTCTTTTTAGTGCTTCTGCTTGTAATTAGTATTCAAAACAGATTAACCGCTCAGATTGGCGATAAGGAAAACAAGTAGAAATATGAATTGCTCAGGTGCAGATGTGGTTGTAatacttgttttgttttttttttagtttcctaGTTGTTTTTATATATGTAAGGTTTTATTTGGAATTTTGGTGTTTTGGTTCCTtggtttttgggttttttttttgttcttcgcACTGCATCTTATCAAATACAGCCACTAGATCTTATCTTCTTAGCTTGGCATTTTTGATTACATATCGTTTAACTAATTTTATCAACACGTTAGTCGGGAATCGGGAGCCCACACCAGACAATGcacaatagtaaaaaaaaagtaaatctttccctgttcctgagcgAAACACCCGtaaagagtatcggggccagcatttacaaagcggattcagtgacagttttttAATtggcaactctctacgaaatcggccgatttcgtccatttttatttatattttgaaatgttagtcttgatttaaaagtttacaaaatatttttttcgaaaagatcggaaaatttcacgaatgtttcatgttttaacatggaaaattggaccactagttgctgagatatcgaaattagaaaacggtgggttgtttgggagagacttaaaaaactacaattttcgtgtttcttttccttaaaacggctctatctcagcaacccgaggtccaatctccaatgtcttttatacaattttgtagcaaattttctgagcttttcaaaaaacatatttttagaaatggtcactcatggtcactgtttacaaaaatcgaaaaactgcaaatatttcgctaaaatcaaactttcgctggctatatcttgaaaacggagccctttttcaaaaaatctgtaatgtacttttcgattgtaaattcaattttaattaaaagataacgtcaaatttgtttttgaatgaatatttgattttttccaaaaatcactattttttcaaaaaatcataactcggcggcagatttttttaccatgtttctctatggctcaaaagttgcggatttttgtctcctaaaacatatcaaaaaatctcgaaaatcaaaaaatacgtattttgggaaattgagtttttgtgaaacaaaagatgattaaaaaatctgcgttttttccgtgtacctattttttctcaatagtcctcaacaatacctacaactttgccaaagacttggtgatcaaaaaattcactcaaaagttacagatgtttgaatatttacataccatttttgtatggacaacagccaaaattgtatggagacttgtatgggtgaaccattgACACAATagggtcatagggaaggcccccacaaagtttgagccaaataaaaaaatacaaataaaatccagttccggttttggtagagaattgctgtgcaatttcaattttaaaagatttgCAATCCGAACAAAATCGCATTATTGATTCAATTTGCTATATTGACACAAATTGCTGTTTCAGTGCATACTTCAAGTTATCAACGTGCTTCCACTAGTCACAtcaattcattttcattgtCAGCACAGTCAATCGTCAAGTGGCAGTGCCCAGGCGAGGACGTGATATAGCAGAAGCGAAATAGTTTTCCCTCGTCAACAAAGACGAAATTATCGCACCCAAGTGGATGGATGGGCCGTTTTTCGGAAAAAGTTCTTCGAAAAGTTGAACGTTACGGAGTTTACGACCTCTTCCGGAACCAAACTTCTTCCAAGCAGTCTCGTTAAGTGTTCGAACAGGATAGCTTTCGGATTTATATCATAAAACTTAATATTTCAGAATCATTCCTGGCTACTTCTTTTCTACCGATTTTCTGCTAACTCCGGAAGAATTAATGCCCCAGATGTCCAAAAGCTCCGATAAAGACATCGACTTTTCGGAGAcctgatctcagatatttcaataaaaattatgcgacccatcgttagttggctaatcgaaagacctttcaaatgagcctaaaacatcgaggatctgacaaccctatcaaaagttatcagcacttaagtgttatttatacatctTTTGGAGGCCGTATTTCAGGTATTGTGATACAAATATtatctgaatcttccatgcgaactatcgttggataggttttttatcagtcTTGCCGATTagtcagaaatattgaaggtctgcgaaccctatcaaaagaaatgagatttgttaaacatgttaagggggaatgttgctttTTTACTGAatgaagcttttaaatttggaaatggaggtacacattttgttagtctgagtctgttctaaccgaaaccaaccagaaaaatcaaaatatttgctcgaacatggttaaaactgctgtcccaattcgccccatgtgtcccgattgaccccagtttacggtaattaGATTAACAATAAATTGTGTATTATTCGTCATAAATACATTTTATCAATATTCAATATGATTTatattttatccgaaatttggGCACGCGTTAAATTTAGTACCCCCACGGATAAAAATGGGGGCGGATGGTTGTTTAAAATGATTCCATAATATTTGTACCCGAAATTAACAAATTCTATTCAAATCGTATATGAATTCCATTTCAAACGCAACagccggttcgaacacggaagcTGGTGCTTGGTTTGAAACGTAATTAATAAAAATCCTGCTAAAATTTCAACTGCATCAGCTAAATCAGAGCACATAGGTCATATGTGTATACAAAGTACATGTAAAACTCTATTTATTCTTGTTAAAAACATATGTtttaataaggtt from Culex quinquefasciatus strain JHB chromosome 3, VPISU_Cqui_1.0_pri_paternal, whole genome shotgun sequence includes:
- the LOC6043426 gene encoding uncharacterized protein LOC6043426, producing MAYNKDEMNAPKWMDGAFFEKVLQQSENDDSVKVTEFTTAPGSKPGDHFASIIFRAAVKFVGQGKSKDISLIVKTLPELEGIKKDLLEDGRLFETEATMYNIVLPEVHKMLRAVGDDTVLGPRLHYSSKDPVWVMVFDDLSKKDFVTKPTQLNLAEAKMFYAKLGRLHAASMCLAEKLPNIKKMDCNIGTAFRGDVTDLWVENISILARLCLEWPGYQSYFEQLEKFKKQIIEKMCGIYTCNKSSLYNVLNHGDCNYRNCMYRIVDGKTQDLMLLDYQLSSWGSPAVDIIYSLYQAVSVETRDNHRDELIKFYYDEFATALKKFDYGPKIPTLIDLRVEITRCGHLESFLSTTFLPMFLLTPDEMVPQMVESSDNDIEIDLASVKAWENLSDRCFRHPKYAEAIKRYLPTFWGKGLLDF